The following nucleotide sequence is from Streptomyces xiamenensis.
GGGGAAACCGATCATCGCCACCGCCTGCGCCGCCGCCACCGCCGTGGTCAGCGCGGTCGGATCGGCCATCCCGATGTCCTCGCTCGCCGAGATCATCAGCCGTCTGGCGATGAACCGCGGGTCCTCCCCCGCCTCGATCATCCGCGCCAGGTAGTGCAGCGCCGCGTCCACGTCCGAGCCGCGGATCGACTTGATCAGCGCACTGGCGACGTCGTAGTGCTGGTCGCCGTCCCGGTCGTAGGTGACGGCGGCCCGGTCCACGGCCTCCTCCAGGGAGGCGAGGGTGATCTCCGGCTCCCCCTTGGCCAGCGCCGCTCCCGCTCCGGCCTCCAGCGCCGTGAGCGCCCGCCGGGCGTCACCCCCGGCGATCCGCAGCAGATGGGCCTCGCTGTCCTCCGGGAGCCCCACCGCCCCGTTCAGCCCGCGCTCGGCGGCCACCGCGCGGTGCAGCAGCCCGCGCAGGTCGTCCTCCGTCAGCGGCTCCAGGGTCAGCAGCAGCGACCGGGACAGCAGCGGTGAGATCACCGAGAAGTAAGGATTCTCCGTGGTGGCGGCGATCAGCGTCACCCAGCGGTTCTCCACCGCCGGCAGCAGCGAGTCCTGCTGGGCCTTGCTGAAGCGGTGGATCTCGTCGAGGAAGAGCACGGTGTCCCGGGCGTAGGCGCCGGAGGAACGCCGGGCGCCCTCGATGACCGAGCGCACCTCCTTGACCCCCGCGGTGATCGCCGACAACTCCACGAAGCGCTTGTCGGTGGCCTTGCTGACCACATGGGCGAGCGTGGTCTTGCCGGTGCCCGGCGGCCCCCACAGGATCACCGAGGAGGGGCCGGCGGGACCGCCGCCGCCCTCCCCCACCAGCCGGCGCAGCGGCGACCCGGGGCGCAGCAGATGCCGCTGCCCCAGGACCTCCTCCAGCGTGCGCGGGCGCATCCGTACGGCCAGCGGGCTGGCGGACGGGTCGCGCTCCTGACGGTCTTCCGCGGCGGCGGTGAACAGATCGGGCTCCACACCGGAAACCCTAAGTCACCCCACTGACAGCGGGGCGGGAGCTCCCCCGGCGGCTCAGCCGGTCCAGAAGTCCCACCAGCGGGTGAGGATCAGCATGCCGATGATCGCGACGTGCACCAGCGGGAACAGCCAGTGGAACTCCTCGAAGGTGCGCTTCACGCCGGCGGGCGCGGGGATGATCCCGTGCCGGATGTTGTGCGCCGTGGTGTACCAGAACATGAAGATGGTCGCGACCCACGCCAGGCAGCACCACAGGCACAGCGCGCTGATCTCGTACAGCGACTGGTACTGGAGCCAGGTGCAGAAGGCGACGCCGAAGAGCGTGCCGCCCTGCAGCCCCAGCCAGAACCAGCGCCGGTAACGGGCCCCGGCCAGCAGCCCCATGCCGATCGCGATCACCGCGCCGTAGGTGACCAGCCCGAGCATCGGATTGGGGAATCCGAAGACCTTGGCCTGCTCGCTCTCCATGATGGAGCCGCAGGAGACGATCGGGTTGAGGCTGCAGGCCGGGGTGAAGTCCGGGTCCTCCAGCAGGTGGAACTTGTCCAAGGTGATCACCCAGGCGGCCAGCAGGCCCATGAAGCCGGTGATCACCAGCAGCAGCGCGAAACCGCGACCCGCCCCCACCTCCCCGGGCGCGTCCTGAGCAGGCTCCTGGGTCCGTTCCACGTCTACCGCCGATGCCGTCATCTCGCCATTCCCGCTCGTTGTCGGATACGGCCCCAATTCTGCACCAGCGGGGGCCCCTGCCAAGGGTCCCGTATCACCCGTTCGGCGTACCCCGGTCAGCCGAGCAGTCGCGTCAGCTCGCTGACCAGCGCGTCCGCGGGTACCGGCCGCTGCTCCCCGCTCGCGAGGTCCTTCAGCTGGATCACGCCCTCGGCCAGATCACGCTCACCCGCCACCAGCGCGTACCTGGCACCGCTGCGGTTGGCCGCCTTCATGGCCGCCTTGAGCCCCTTGCCGCCGTACGCCAGGTCCGCCGCGATCCCGGCCCGGCGCACCGTGGTGACCAGGGAGAACAGCGTGCGGGCCGCTTCCTCTCCCAGCGGCACCGCGAAGACGTCGGTGCCGGCGGGCAGGTCCAGCTCCACGCCCTCCGCGCGCAGGGCCAGCACCGTGCGGTCCACACCCAGGCCCCAGCCGACCGAGGGCAGCGCGGGGCCGCCGATCATCTCCGAGAGCCCGTCGTAGCGCCCGCCGCCGCCCAGCGCGGACTGGGATCCCAGGCCGCCGTGGACGAACTCGAAGGTGGTACGGGTGTAGTAGTCGAGACCGCGCACCAGCTTGGGGTCGTCCTCGAAGACGATGTCCGCCGCGGTCAGCAGCTCCCGGACCCGCTCGTGGTACTCCTCGCACGCCGTGCACAGGTGGTCGCGCATCATCGGCGCCCCGGTCAGCTGCCGCTGCACGGACTCCCGCTTGTCGTCCAGTACCCGCAGCGGGTTGATCTCGATCCGGGCCCGGGTGTCCTCGTCCAGGTCCAGGGCGCGCAGGAACTCCTGGAGCGCGGCCCGGTAGGCGGGACGGCACTCGGCGTCGCCCAGCGAGTTCAGCAGCAGCCGCACCTGGGTCAGCCCGAGCGCCCGGTAGGCGTCCGCCGCCATGATGATCAGCTCGGCGTCCAGCGCCGGGTCCTCGGCGCCGACCGCCTCGGCGCCGACCTGGGAGAAGTGCCGGTACCGGCCGGCCTGCGGGCGCTCGTAGCGGTAGAAGGAGCCGGAGTACCAGAGCTTGACCGGCAGATTGCCGGCCCGGTGCAGATTGGCCTGGAGCGCGGCGCGCAGCACGGACGCGGTGCCCTCGGGGCGCAGCGCCAGGTGGTCGCCGCCCTTGGTGGTGAGGGTGTACATCTCCTTGCTGACGATGTCGGTGGACTCACCGACCCCGCGGGAGAACAGCTCGACGTTCTCGAATCCTGGGGTCTCGACATAGCCGTAGCCGGCCCGGCGCAGCGGCGCGGCCATCGCCTCGCGGACCGCGAGGTAGCCGGCGGAGTCGGGGGGCAGCAGGTCGTAGGTGCCCTTGGGGGCGGAGAAGGTGCTCACGGAAAGACGTCTTCACATTCCTCGTCGCGGCGCCGGGGTGTCCCCGGTGCCCTGGCCGGCGGCGACCTCCCGCAGATACGGGTTGGTGGCGCGCTCGGTGCCGATGGTGGTCTGGGGGCCGTGCCCGGACAGGACGACCGTGGAGTCCGGCAGCGGCAGGCACACGCGTGCCAGCGAGCGCAGGATCTCGGCGTGGTCGCCGCCGGGCAGATCGGTGCGTCCGATGGAGCCGGCGAACAGCAGGTCACCGGAGAAGAACACCGGGGGGACGTCCCCCGTCTCCGGCATCCCGAAGGTCACCGACCCCTGGGTATGGCCCGGGGCGTGCGCGACGCCGAACTCCAGACCGGCCAGCTCCATGGCCGTGCCGTCGGTCAGCTCGCGCAGATCGCCGGGCTCCCCCACGGTCAGCTCGCCCAGCAGCCGCTGCCCGATGGCCCTGCCGAGGGCCTTCTCCGGGTCCGCGAGCATGTAGCGGTCCCGGGGGTGGATCCAGGCGGGCACGTCGTGGGCGCCGCACACCGGCACCACCGAGGCGACATGGTCGATGTGGCCGTGGGTGAGGAGCACGGCGACCGGCTTGAGCCGGTGCCGCTCGATGGTGGCGGCGACTCCCTCGGCGGCCTGGTGCCCGGGGTCGATGATCACGCACTCCTCGCCGGCGGCGGGGGCGACCAGATAGCAGTTGGTCCCCCAGGCCCCGGCGGGGAAGCCAGCGATGAGCACAGGCGTCCTTATGTGGTTCTCGGCTTCGGCTGTGATCGGAAAGCCTACCGGCGACGGTACGGGGCGGGCGAACCCGTATACGGTGGCGCAAGGCTTACCGGGAACGTCAGGAGGAGCGCGGTGGTCAGCAAAGAGCAGCGGCGCAAGCAGCTCGCCCGGGCGAAGTGGGAACGCCAGCAGCAGCGCCGCGGGGAGCGGTGGCGCAGGACGCGGCGGCGCAAGGCCGTCCTCGCCGCCGTGCTGGTGGTACTGGTGGCGGGTGGCGGTACGGCGGTGGCCATGGGGGTGTTCTCCGGCGACGACGACACCACGGACGCGGCGGCCCAGGATCCGCTGGACCAGGAGACCGAGGCCCCGCCGGCGGAGGACCCCTGTGCGGCCCCCGCCGAGGGTGAGCCCTCGCAGCAGCAGTGGGACGCGGAGCCGGAGCTGACGGTGGACACGTCGGCGGCACACACCATGCGGCTGGCGACGACCTGTGGTGACATCGAGATCGCGCTGGACGCCGAGGCGGCCCCGCGCACGGTCAACTCCTTCGCGTTCCTCGCCGGGGAGGGCTATCTCGACCACAGCCCGTGCCACCGGCTGGTGACCGAGGGCATCCACGTGCTGCAGTGCGGCGACCCGACCGGTACCGGTGCGGGCGGCCCCGGCTACAACATCCCGGACGAGAACCTGGACGCCCCCGAGGTGGCGGACGGGATCTACCCGGCGGGCACGGTGGCGATGGCCAACCAGTACAACCCGCAGGAGGACAGCGGCCGGGACTCCGGCGGCAGCCAGTTCTTCCTGGTGTACGAGGACAGCCCGCTGCCGCCCGACTACACCCCGTTCGGTACGGTCACCGGCGGTCTCGACGTGCTGGAGACCATCGTGGCCGCGGGCAGCACGACCGACCCGGAGACCGGGAACACCCCGCCGAACGCCACTGTGGTGATCGACTCGGCGACGGTGGAGGCCGGCTGACGCGCGCCCGGCGGTAATTTCCGTTCCGTCAGGGGCGGACAGCCGGGCGGAGCGTCGCCTATGTTTGGCGGGGACAGGGCCCCTCGCCGGTCAGGTGGGCCCGAAAGCCGGATGAGACCGGATGAAATTCGTGGAAGATGCCGTGGCACAACGCACCGCGGCATCGTGTGAGGGAGGCGCCGTGAGCGACGCACGACAGGCTGCCGGGCCGCAGACAGACACCGAGTCGACACTCGGCCTGCCGGGCGGCGAAGCGAACGAGGCAGCGGCGCGCGACGCACGGCAGGATGCCGGAGCGCGGCCGGACACCGTACCGGTGCCCGGCCCGTCGGGCCCGGAGGCGAAGGCGGTGGCCACGGGCGACGCGGTCACCCCGGCGGCGCGCGCGGCGAGCGGTACGGCCGGCGACGGCGAGGCATGGGGCCGGGTCGACGAGACGGGCACCGTGTACGTCCGCACGGCCGACGGGGAGAAGACCGTCGGCTCGTGGCAGGCCGGTTCGCCGGCCGAGGCGCTCGCGTACTTCGAGCGCAAGTACGAGGGCCTGGTCGTGGAGATCGATCTCCTGGAGCGCCGGGTGCGCACCACCGATCTGGCGTCCAAGGACGCGCAGACGGCCATCGGTCATCTGCGCGAGCAGGTGGACGCGGCCAACGTCGTGGGCGATCTGGCGGCCCTGGGGCGCCGTCTGGACCAGCTGGGCACGGTGGTCGAGGAGCGCCGTCGCGAGCGCAGGGCGGCCCGCGCCAAGCAGGGCGAGGAGGCCAGGGCCGCCAAGGAGGCGCTGGTCGCCGAGGCCGAGGAGCTGGCGGGCAGCGAGCAGTGGCGGTCGGCCGGCGAACGGCTGCGGGCCCTGGTCGACACCTGGAAGGGCCTGCCGCGGCTGGATCGCAAGGCGGACGACGAGCTGTGGCACCGCTTCTCGCAGGCTCGTTCGGCGTTCTCCAAGCGCCGCAAGGCGCACTTCGCCTCGCTGGACGCGCAGCGCGAGGAGACCCGGCGCCGCAAGGAGAAGCTGATCGGCGAGGCGGAGGCGCTGTCCACGTCCACCGACTGGGGTGTGACGGCGGCCCGCTACCGGGAGCTGATGACCGAGTGGAAGGCCGCGGGCCGCGCGCACCGGGACGCCGAGGAGGATCTGTGGACCCGCTTCCGGGCCGCGCAGGATGTCTTCTTCCAGGCCAGGAGCACGGTCTTCGCCGAACGCGACGGTGAGCAGCGGGAGAACCTGACCCGCAAGGAGGAGCTCGCCACCGAGGCGGAGAAGCTCCTGCCGATCACCAGCGTGAAGGCCGCCCGGGCGGCGCTGCGCTCCATCGGGGAGCGCTGGGAGGCCATCGGCCACGTGCCACGGGACGCCAAGAACGCCATCGAGGGCCGCTGGCACGCGGTGGAGCGGGCCGTGGCGGAGGCCGAGGAGTCCGAGTGGCGGCGCACCAACCCGGAGGCGCGGGCGCGCGCGGCGGGGCTGACCGGCCAGTTGCAGGACGCGGTGGACAAGCTGCGCCGGCAGGCCGACCAGGCGCGCGCGGCGGGCAACACCGCCAAGGCGGACAAGCTGGAGCGGGAGCTGGCGGGCCGGCAGGCGCTGCTGGACCAGGCGTTGAAGGGCCTGGCCGAGTTCGGCGGCTGAGCGGGCAGCATGCGAACGGCGGTGGCCCCCGTACGGAAGAACTCCGTACGGGGGCCACCGCCGTTCGCCGTCAGGGTCGCCGGGCCGAGGTCACCCGGTAGACGTCGTAGACGCCCTCGACGCCGCGTACCGCCTTCAGGACGTGCCCCAGATGCTTGGGGTCGCCCATCTCGAAGGTGAACCGGGATGTGGCGACCCGGTCCCTGGAGGTCTGCACCGCCGCGGACAGGATGTTGACGTGCTGGTCGGAGAGCACCCGGGTGACGTCCGACAGCAGCCGGGAGCGGTCCAGCGCCTCGACCTGGATGGCCACCAGGAAGACCGAGGACTGGGTGGGCGCCCACTCCACGGCGAGCATCCGCTCCGGCTCGCGGGAGAGCGCGTCCACGTTCACGCAGTCGGTGCGGTGCACCGAGACGCCGTTGCCCCGGGTGACGAAGCCGATGATCGGGTCGCCGGGCACCGGCGTGCAGCAGCGGGCCAGCTTCACCCACACGTCGTCGGTGCCCTTGACCACCACACCGGGGTCGGCGCTGGAACGGCGCCGGCCACGGGTGGGCATCGGCGGGGCGGTCTCGGCGATGTCCTCGCTGGCGGCCTCCTCGCCGCCCACGGCCTGCACCAGCTTCTGCACCACGCTCGGCGCGGACACATGGCCCTCGCCGATCGCCGCGTACAGCGAGGAGATGTCCGGGTAGCGCATCTCGTGGGCGAGGGTGACCAGCGAGTCGCCGGTGAGCACGTGCTGGATCGGCAGGTTCTGCTTGCGCACCGCGCGGGTGAGCAGGTCCTTGCCCTGCTCGATGGCCTCGTCGCGGCGCTCCTTGGAGAACCAGCCACGGATCTTGTTGCGGGCCCGCGGGGACTTGACGAAGCCCAGCCAGTCCCGGGAGGGGCCGGCGCCCTCCGCCTTGGAGGTGAAGATCTCCACGGTGTCGCCGTTGTCCAGGGTGGACTCCAGCGGCACCAGCCGGCCGTTGACCTTGGCCCCTATGGTGCGGTGCCCGACCTCGGTGTGCACCGCGTAGGCGAAGTCCACGGAGGTGGAGCCGGCCGGCAGCGCGATCACATCGCCCTTGGGCGTGAAGACGAACACCTCGTGCCGGGACAGGTCGAAGCGCAGCGACTCCAGGAACTCCCCGGGGTCCTCGGTCTCCTTCTGCCAGTCCAGCAGCTGCCGCAGCCAGGCCATGTCGTTGACGCCCTCGCCCTTGTCGCCCTTCTTGGGGGCGTCGGAGCGGATCTTGGAGGCGCCGGCCTGGGCCT
It contains:
- a CDS encoding replication-associated recombination protein A, which codes for MEPDLFTAAAEDRQERDPSASPLAVRMRPRTLEEVLGQRHLLRPGSPLRRLVGEGGGGPAGPSSVILWGPPGTGKTTLAHVVSKATDKRFVELSAITAGVKEVRSVIEGARRSSGAYARDTVLFLDEIHRFSKAQQDSLLPAVENRWVTLIAATTENPYFSVISPLLSRSLLLTLEPLTEDDLRGLLHRAVAAERGLNGAVGLPEDSEAHLLRIAGGDARRALTALEAGAGAALAKGEPEITLASLEEAVDRAAVTYDRDGDQHYDVASALIKSIRGSDVDAALHYLARMIEAGEDPRFIARRLMISASEDIGMADPTALTTAVAAAQAVAMIGFPEASLTLSQAVIALALAPKSNAATVAIGAALADVRAGLAGPVPEHLRDAHYKGAQKLGHGAGYQYPHDLPDGIAAQQYAPDAVRDKRYYQPTRRGAEARYADVAERVRGRLSGGRDPRP
- a CDS encoding vitamin K epoxide reductase family protein → MTASAVDVERTQEPAQDAPGEVGAGRGFALLLVITGFMGLLAAWVITLDKFHLLEDPDFTPACSLNPIVSCGSIMESEQAKVFGFPNPMLGLVTYGAVIAIGMGLLAGARYRRWFWLGLQGGTLFGVAFCTWLQYQSLYEISALCLWCCLAWVATIFMFWYTTAHNIRHGIIPAPAGVKRTFEEFHWLFPLVHVAIIGMLILTRWWDFWTG
- the hisS gene encoding histidine--tRNA ligase, with translation MSTFSAPKGTYDLLPPDSAGYLAVREAMAAPLRRAGYGYVETPGFENVELFSRGVGESTDIVSKEMYTLTTKGGDHLALRPEGTASVLRAALQANLHRAGNLPVKLWYSGSFYRYERPQAGRYRHFSQVGAEAVGAEDPALDAELIIMAADAYRALGLTQVRLLLNSLGDAECRPAYRAALQEFLRALDLDEDTRARIEINPLRVLDDKRESVQRQLTGAPMMRDHLCTACEEYHERVRELLTAADIVFEDDPKLVRGLDYYTRTTFEFVHGGLGSQSALGGGGRYDGLSEMIGGPALPSVGWGLGVDRTVLALRAEGVELDLPAGTDVFAVPLGEEAARTLFSLVTTVRRAGIAADLAYGGKGLKAAMKAANRSGARYALVAGERDLAEGVIQLKDLASGEQRPVPADALVSELTRLLG
- a CDS encoding MBL fold metallo-hydrolase; this encodes MLIAGFPAGAWGTNCYLVAPAAGEECVIIDPGHQAAEGVAATIERHRLKPVAVLLTHGHIDHVASVVPVCGAHDVPAWIHPRDRYMLADPEKALGRAIGQRLLGELTVGEPGDLRELTDGTAMELAGLEFGVAHAPGHTQGSVTFGMPETGDVPPVFFSGDLLFAGSIGRTDLPGGDHAEILRSLARVCLPLPDSTVVLSGHGPQTTIGTERATNPYLREVAAGQGTGDTPAPRRGM
- a CDS encoding peptidylprolyl isomerase — encoded protein: MVSKEQRRKQLARAKWERQQQRRGERWRRTRRRKAVLAAVLVVLVAGGGTAVAMGVFSGDDDTTDAAAQDPLDQETEAPPAEDPCAAPAEGEPSQQQWDAEPELTVDTSAAHTMRLATTCGDIEIALDAEAAPRTVNSFAFLAGEGYLDHSPCHRLVTEGIHVLQCGDPTGTGAGGPGYNIPDENLDAPEVADGIYPAGTVAMANQYNPQEDSGRDSGGSQFFLVYEDSPLPPDYTPFGTVTGGLDVLETIVAAGSTTDPETGNTPPNATVVIDSATVEAG
- a CDS encoding DUF349 domain-containing protein — its product is MYVRTADGEKTVGSWQAGSPAEALAYFERKYEGLVVEIDLLERRVRTTDLASKDAQTAIGHLREQVDAANVVGDLAALGRRLDQLGTVVEERRRERRAARAKQGEEARAAKEALVAEAEELAGSEQWRSAGERLRALVDTWKGLPRLDRKADDELWHRFSQARSAFSKRRKAHFASLDAQREETRRRKEKLIGEAEALSTSTDWGVTAARYRELMTEWKAAGRAHRDAEEDLWTRFRAAQDVFFQARSTVFAERDGEQRENLTRKEELATEAEKLLPITSVKAARAALRSIGERWEAIGHVPRDAKNAIEGRWHAVERAVAEAEESEWRRTNPEARARAAGLTGQLQDAVDKLRRQADQARAAGNTAKADKLERELAGRQALLDQALKGLAEFGG